One Aegilops tauschii subsp. strangulata cultivar AL8/78 chromosome 7, Aet v6.0, whole genome shotgun sequence genomic window carries:
- the LOC109759556 gene encoding phosphoinositide phosphatase SAC3 produces the protein MAQVGAEADASCLESFELYETDSKFYILGTNTDKTLWRLLKIDRMEPSELNIDEDSTMYSHSEYLDLRKTLDEDHRSTGGLNFVTNCCGIIGFIKFLGPYYMLIITEQRKIGAIFGHAVYQVTKTAMIELSSSKMKPTLLNSNDENRYKKLLQTIDLRKDFFFSHSYHIMRSLQKNFNDPQEGWDLYDTMFVWNEFLTRGVRNILESTCWTVALVYGFFKQDKIKTSGKDIMLTLIARRSRHYAGTRYLRRGVNEEGRVANDVETEQLVFDDTLGPRQISSVVQNRGSIPLFWSQETSKLIIKPDIILHEKDNNYEATRLHFENLRRRYGDPIIILNLIKTRERKPRESTLRQEFDKAIKIINNGLPVENHLRFLHWDLNKSTRSKNANALQVLMKVAFEALNLTEFFYCQASSAQTPGSSLNLHAPLNGCGFRGCDDKNDGGNTDCIDNNGDISQEDTCGSSDTSTSGIAEDVATNNGSTTVKPPKLQNGVLRTNCIDCLDRTNVAQYAYGLASLGRQLHALGSVESPELDLDSPLAHHLMHFYERMGDTLALQYGGSAAHNKIFSAKRGHLKFAIQSQEFFRTLQRYYSNAYMDAYKQAAINLFLGYHRPQQEKFAPWESESVAGENVLDDKTSQLIKRSRSDGSILRKSNTSLSSNGPNGISTPGFSDFKNELQPPNCRSGSVHDAVSKLSYTPTVPHIKYTSCELDYGNFSGDSNFLDLDWLSASDNGSLSRPRAVSTPNVNDNGARGVTPGITEGDLAEIHAQGLSHNFLQWVVEGEAFWY, from the exons ATGGCGCAAGTGGGGGCGGAGGCGGACGCGAGCTGCCTCGAGAGCTTCGAGCTGTACGAGACCGACTCG AAATTTTATATTCTCGGAACTAACACTGACAAAACATTATGGAGATTGCTCAAGATTGATAGAATGGAGCCATCAGAGCTCAACATAGATGAGGATTCTACCATGTACTCACACAGCGAATATCTTGATCTACGAAAAACTCTAGATGAAGACCATAGGTCAACTGGTGGACTCAATTTTGTTACAAATTGTTGTGGAATCATTG GTTTCATTAAGTTCCTTGGGCCTTATTACATGTTAATTATCACCGAGCAGAGAAAAATTGGTGCTATATTTGGCCATGCAGTTTACCAAGTTACCAAGACTGCGATGATCGAGTTATCTAGTTCCAAAATGAAGCCAACACTTCTAAATTCCAATGATGAGAACAG GTACAAGAAGCTCTTGCAGACAATAGATCTTAGGAAAGACTTCTTTTTCAGCCACTCGTACCATATCATGAGAAGTCTCCAGAAGAATTTTAATGATCCACAGGAAGGATGGGACCTATATGACACAATGTTTGTATGGAATGAATTTCTAACACGAGGGGTTCGTAACATTCTGGAAAGTACCTGCTGGACTGTTGCGTTAGTCTATGGTTTCTTTAAACAG GATAAAATCAAAACATCTGGGAAGGACATTATGTTGACTCTCATTGCTAGACGATCGAGGCATTATGCTGGAACCAG GTATTTAAGGAGAGGTGTGAATGAGGAGGGCAGAGTAGCAAATGATGTCGAGACTGAGCAACTTGTTTTTGATGACACACTTGGACCTAGGCAAATAAGCTCTGTTGTGCAGAACAGGGGTTCTATTCCTCTATTCTGGTCCCAAGAGACATCAAAGCTTATTATTAAGCCTGATATCATAT TGCATGAGAAGGACAATAATTATGAAGCAACCAGGCTTCATTTTGAAAATCTTAGGAGGAGATATGGAGATCCCATCATCATCTTAAACTTGATTAAG ACACGCGAAAGGAAACCGCGGGAATCCACACTTCGTCAAGAATTTGACAAAGCAATAAAGATTATAAATAATGGTCTACCAGTCGAAAATCATTTGAGGTTTTTACATTGGGATCTTAATAAAAGCACTCGAAG CAAAAATGCAAATGCCCTCCAAGTACTTATGAAAGTGGCATTCGAAGCTCTGAACTTGACAGAATTCTTTTATTGTCAAGCTTCCTCAGCTCAAACACCCGGGAGCTCCCTTAATTTACATGCTCCATT GAATGGTTGTGGTTTTCGTGGATGTGATGACAAAAATGACGGTGGCAACACAGACTGTATCGATAATAATGGTGACATATCCCAAGAAGATACATGTGGTAGTTCTGATACCTCCACTAGTGGAATTGCAGAAGATGTAGCCACTAACAATGGATCTACAACAGTAAAGCCCCCCAAATTACAAAATGGTGTATTGCGCACGAACTGTATAGATTGTTTAGACCGCACAAATGTTGCTCAGTATGCCTATGGTTTAGCTTCTCTTGGACGCCAGTTGCATGCACTTGGTTCTGTAGAATCTCCAGAGCTTGATTTAGACTCCCCCTTGGCCCACCATTTGATGCACTTTTATGAGCGGATGGGTGACACACTTGCTTTGCAGTATGGTGGTTCGGCTGCACACAACAAG ATATTCTCTGCAAAGAGAGGGCACCTTAAGTTTGCTATTCAGTCTCAAGAGTTCTTCAGGACACTACAGCGATACTACAGTAATGCCTATATGGATGCTTACAAACAGGCAGCCATAAATTT ATTCTTGGGTTACCACCGACCGCAGCAGGAAAAATTTGCACCTTGGGAGTCAGAGTCTGTTGCTGGGGAGAATGTCCTTGATGACAAAACAAG TCAACTGATAAAAAGGTCAAGATCAGATGGCAGCATTCTTCGTAAAAGCAACACTTCTCTGTCCAGCAATGGCCCAAATGGAATTTCGACACCAGGATTTAGTGATTTCAAAAATGAGCTACAACCTCCTAACTGCCGGTCTGGTTCGGTGCATGATGCGGTGTCAAAATTAAG CTATACTCCAACAGTGCCACATATTAAGTATACCAGTTGCGAGCTTGACTATGGCAACTTTTCTGGGGATTCAAATTTCCTTGATCTTGACTGGCTTTCAGCTTCAGACAATGGAAG TTTGAGCAGACCAAGAGCCGTAAGTACTCCTAACGTGAATGATAATGGTGCACGTGGTGTAACCCCTGGGATAACG GAAGGTGACCTGGCAGAGATACACGCTCAGGGGTTATCTCACAATTTCCTGCAATGGGTTGTTGAGGGAGAGGCTTTTTGGTACTGA